The Psychrosphaera ytuae genome includes a region encoding these proteins:
- a CDS encoding tetratricopeptide repeat protein produces the protein MTELKQQLQSALVVEQQSLAQSHIKYSLQHLGFERIDFVDRAHLAIESIKKRQYQLILCAYELNKGADGFQLFERLHAEHLLKCGTCFVFMSSDNDLQLSHSIIELNPDDFLLKPFTSRELEQRLKRVLTKKVALADVFNSLDLNDLAGALSRLNDYISKNESPNWLSYLMKMKGEILKDMQDWQQTSDFYESVLKVKPFQWAQLGLVECHLHLGRFAEAKNLLSDLIDARATRLPALELMTELCELNDKFDDALFHLKKATELAPRNVERQQHLYSLARITYDFDSQYQASNSIIRNLRHSVHESPEAYLTAVRANVDYGLTSFNETEVNRLAQQSQHILDNLKKKFPKEALNEQIGVATARIHFLKNETSKAKQIIESQLEQVNLEQVDNLEDALDMAKALHELGFHKDSERMFSHIAKVAEDSPNTLFNKFITAEKQLREEVKSSPKQLNNDAVNHYTRGNLKEALNAFTSAFKVMPKNPSIALNLLQTMAESPFLDFEAPEVKVLLDKCQATIDSATINDEQAERYRRLKQKLQEERI, from the coding sequence ATGACCGAACTCAAGCAGCAGCTTCAATCTGCACTCGTTGTTGAACAGCAGTCGCTAGCCCAAAGTCATATCAAATACTCTCTACAACATCTCGGCTTTGAAAGAATCGACTTTGTCGACCGCGCTCACCTCGCCATTGAGTCCATTAAAAAACGTCAATATCAGCTTATACTGTGCGCTTACGAGTTAAACAAAGGCGCCGACGGCTTTCAACTGTTTGAACGCCTGCACGCAGAGCACTTATTAAAATGTGGTACCTGTTTCGTTTTTATGAGTTCAGATAATGACTTACAACTCAGCCACAGTATTATTGAGCTAAACCCCGATGACTTTTTACTCAAACCATTTACATCACGAGAGCTCGAACAGAGACTAAAACGGGTATTAACCAAAAAAGTCGCGTTAGCAGATGTATTCAATAGTCTTGATTTAAACGACTTAGCCGGTGCGTTATCACGCTTAAACGACTATATATCAAAAAATGAATCACCAAATTGGCTATCCTATTTAATGAAGATGAAGGGCGAAATCCTAAAAGACATGCAGGACTGGCAGCAAACTAGTGATTTTTATGAATCGGTATTAAAGGTAAAGCCTTTTCAATGGGCACAGTTAGGATTAGTTGAATGCCACCTGCATTTAGGCCGTTTTGCCGAAGCCAAAAACTTGTTAAGCGACTTAATTGACGCTCGCGCCACCCGCTTGCCGGCTCTTGAATTAATGACGGAACTATGCGAATTAAATGACAAATTTGACGATGCTTTATTTCACCTAAAAAAAGCGACTGAACTGGCTCCAAGAAATGTCGAGCGTCAGCAACACCTTTACAGTCTGGCTCGTATTACCTACGACTTTGATTCACAATATCAAGCTTCTAACAGTATCATTCGAAACTTAAGGCATAGTGTTCACGAGTCACCAGAAGCTTACCTAACTGCGGTCAGAGCCAATGTCGATTATGGCTTAACTTCTTTTAACGAAACAGAGGTTAATCGCCTTGCTCAACAAAGTCAGCACATTTTAGATAACCTCAAAAAGAAGTTTCCAAAAGAAGCGTTAAATGAACAAATTGGTGTAGCAACGGCTCGAATTCACTTTCTAAAAAACGAAACTTCAAAAGCCAAACAAATCATTGAAAGCCAATTAGAACAGGTGAACTTAGAACAAGTAGATAATTTAGAAGACGCCTTAGACATGGCCAAAGCGCTTCATGAGCTTGGCTTTCACAAAGACTCAGAGCGGATGTTTTCGCATATCGCTAAAGTTGCAGAAGACTCGCCAAATACGCTTTTTAACAAGTTTATAACTGCAGAAAAACAATTGCGCGAAGAAGTAAAATCTTCACCTAAGCAGCTCAACAACGATGCAGTAAATCACTATACTCGTGGTAACCTAAAAGAAGCATTAAATGCATTTACCAGTGCATTTAAAGTCATGCCGAAAAACCCATCTATCGCACTTAACTTATTACAGACCATGGCAGAAAGCCCATTTTTGGACTTTGAGGCGCCAGAAGTAAAAGTATTGTTAGATAAATGCCAAGCTACCATCGACAGCGCCACAATTAACGATGAACAGGCTGAACGTTATCGTCGCCTCAAACAAAAACTACAAGAGGAACGTATTTAA
- a CDS encoding DUF2919 family protein, which produces MLFRDFDLEGRVRVPVGFYLVVLYLCRGYFIWIMSLTHRDDPGLIISLIYPSPSAFYLSMLVGVPGLISYVLFLSKARMVSVVENFLWPICRFLIPISLLIDLSLQGIGLAQAKFLVHWSGPVIFIIGLYLFWYWIGSSRMKRFFSLWLDKSHEQKTTKEKG; this is translated from the coding sequence TTGTTGTTTCGGGACTTTGACCTTGAAGGGCGCGTTCGTGTGCCTGTTGGTTTTTATTTAGTAGTATTGTATCTGTGCCGTGGCTATTTTATTTGGATAATGTCACTCACACACAGGGACGACCCAGGGTTAATTATTTCTTTGATCTATCCATCGCCATCAGCTTTTTATTTGTCAATGTTGGTCGGGGTGCCTGGTCTTATAAGCTATGTATTATTTTTGAGTAAAGCTCGAATGGTGAGTGTTGTAGAGAACTTTCTATGGCCCATTTGCCGCTTTTTGATCCCCATTAGTTTATTGATAGACTTGAGTTTACAAGGTATTGGTCTTGCCCAAGCGAAATTTTTAGTGCATTGGTCAGGACCGGTAATATTTATTATTGGATTGTATCTATTTTGGTATTGGATAGGTTCGAGCAGGATGAAGCGATTTTTTAGTTTGTGGTTGGACAAAAGCCATGAACAAAAAACAACAAAAGAGAAGGGTTAA
- a CDS encoding MFS transporter, whose amino-acid sequence MFLGISKELWVALCVTLLACMGLSLPYPVLTPLFIDAPVSSLNSYAGFSGETLLTTLLAIYPLGIFIGSSFIGALSDRFGRRKVLANTLIICFLGYLVSAYALYIGDYLLLLISRFLTGITEGNISIARAIALDIGQASAKSTSATESSPDETDLRTKAQMSSDKVRAVSLINSSVFVGWLLGPLIGGVLGQFEPYYAMFAAAFASLFCVVLVKLVLGETALRTPNEHMSVWKAAFKENSLRLLSEPWLRRLFYMYFIYTLAMNLFYEFYPIWLVDKQGFGSLGIGLTTTNMTIFMTLTSVFLVTIIQRRFGLTSPMVASMLCMSLFLFVTPFTESYVTNIVFSLAGMSIAIFNGMLPVFISDAQPEKGNGAAMGLLTTTFCIANVFAAILGGVLLQLDSIWPLFLASALYFTAMLLLKVWFIKPEQQAATIK is encoded by the coding sequence TTGTTCTTAGGTATTTCAAAAGAGTTATGGGTGGCACTATGTGTGACGTTGTTGGCTTGTATGGGGCTGTCTTTACCATATCCTGTGTTAACACCATTGTTTATCGATGCGCCCGTTTCGAGTCTTAATAGTTATGCTGGGTTTAGCGGCGAAACACTGTTAACCACGCTATTGGCTATTTATCCACTTGGTATTTTCATTGGCAGTAGTTTTATTGGTGCTTTATCGGATCGCTTTGGTCGAAGAAAAGTACTAGCCAATACTTTGATAATTTGTTTTTTAGGCTATCTCGTTTCTGCCTACGCTTTGTATATCGGTGATTATTTATTGTTATTGATCAGCCGTTTTTTAACCGGTATTACCGAGGGTAACATTTCTATTGCTCGCGCCATTGCGTTGGATATTGGTCAGGCTTCAGCCAAATCAACATCTGCAACAGAAAGTAGTCCGGACGAGACTGATCTGCGCACCAAAGCGCAAATGTCCAGTGACAAAGTCCGTGCCGTTTCTCTGATTAATAGTTCGGTGTTTGTAGGGTGGTTACTTGGGCCTCTTATCGGCGGTGTATTGGGGCAGTTTGAGCCTTATTACGCAATGTTTGCTGCCGCCTTTGCATCACTATTCTGCGTTGTATTGGTTAAATTGGTGCTAGGCGAAACTGCACTGAGAACACCAAATGAACATATGTCAGTTTGGAAGGCGGCATTTAAAGAAAACTCACTTAGGTTACTGTCGGAACCATGGCTTCGCCGTTTGTTTTACATGTATTTTATTTATACTTTGGCGATGAATTTGTTTTACGAATTCTATCCTATCTGGTTGGTGGACAAGCAGGGCTTTGGTTCTTTGGGGATTGGCTTAACGACCACAAACATGACTATTTTTATGACCCTAACCTCGGTGTTTTTGGTAACCATCATTCAGCGCCGTTTTGGCCTGACATCACCAATGGTCGCCAGTATGTTATGTATGTCGCTGTTTTTGTTTGTGACGCCATTTACCGAGAGTTATGTAACAAACATAGTATTTTCGTTGGCTGGCATGTCTATCGCAATATTTAACGGCATGTTGCCTGTCTTTATCAGTGACGCTCAGCCAGAAAAAGGCAATGGCGCGGCAATGGGACTGTTAACAACGACGTTTTGTATAGCCAATGTCTTTGCGGCAATATTAGGTGGAGTGTTGTTACAGTTAGACTCTATTTGGCCATTGTTTTTGGCATCGGCTTTGTATTTTACGGCTATGTTGTTACTTAAAGTTTGGTTTATAAAACCGGAGCAGCAAGCTGCCACCATTAAGTAA